Genomic DNA from Limanda limanda chromosome 8, fLimLim1.1, whole genome shotgun sequence:
ATGCTAATCCTGAGCTAACTGAGCACGAGCACTTGAAGCAGTGAACAAAACTCCAAACgtaaaaaacaaactcatgaATGAACACGCGTCTTATTTGTTTAATCTGTGTGACTAATCCTGGTTTTACAGCCGGCTGCTTGCTGGAACCTTTTCAGGACACTTCCTgacgtgtctctgtgtgtgtctctgacgtGTGTCTCTGACTTGTGTCTCTGACATGTGTCTCTGACGTGTGTCTCTGACTTGTGTCTCTGACTtgtgtctctgacgtgtctctgacctgtctctgacgtgtgtctctgacgtgtctctaacgtgtctctgacgtgtgtctctgacgtgtctctAACTTGTGTCTCTGACTtgtgtctctgacgtgtctctgACTTGTGTCTCTGACTTGTGTCTCTGACGTGTGTCTCTGACGTGTGTCTCTGACGTGTGTCTCTGACATGTGTCTTTGCcgtgtctctgacgtgtctctgATGTGTCTCTGACATGTGTCTCTGTCATGTGTCTCTGATGTGTCTCTGCatacaaacaatacaaagtgaGAGTATATTGTAGAAGTGTTTGAGGACGACTCACTAATGATGAGGAATGATTCTGCAGAATCAACCCAGGACgagagaacacaacattacagacacacacgtttacCTCCGGGACTGAACCAGTGTTtctccttcagcagcttcaggctcAGCTCACGTCTGGAGCTCGACTCTCACTGCTTCACTTTGACTTTGAAACATGAAGTTTTCATTCTACGTATGGATGTGTGGCtcagacaggaaacacacacagtgggagTTTCCGTTGCATGACACTGTTTCCTGTGGAGCCCACCtgcgcacacacccacacacacacacacacacacacacacacacacacacacacacacacacacacacacacactcgccctgTTCTTACCACGATGCTGTTTTTTTACTTAACGTTGAAACTTATCTTCTCTCTTGAAGAAATCCCCTCACATCAGTTATTGTATTTGAACTCTCAGTTAATTATGTTTAATGTTTCATTGCTGttgtattttctatttactCTGTTTGTCATGTGTATTTCTTGTGATGAACATGGTGAATCGATGTCGTCTCCCCAGGTGCAGCTGGAGGGCGGCCGGCAGCAGTACCGCCCCCTGGTCATGGCTCTGACGGAGAAGGACATCCTGCTGTTCGAGTCGGTGCCGTGGAACAGAGAGTGTTGGTCCATGCCTCTGCTCACACACCCACTGTTAGCCACCAGGTGAACATCAGAGACCTGCTTCTATTCATGTTGAAACGCTTCACGATCGGGACCTTATTTACTTCTCAAGTTTAATAGTTTCTAAGTTTAAAAAGAAAGTGGAACCAAAGTTATTGTAGGAAGAGTTTTTATCTAACGCGAATGTGACAAATGAAACTTGGGGGATTTCAGCAGGGAACCACAGAAAGACCAGTTCCTCCTATTGAGTCAAAAAGGACCTGAGCGCCATTTCCTTCCAAGTTTCTTTTTTCCACGAGTGCAGGGAAACAGCGTCCACTTCAATCTAAacatataaaaaacataatcattTATTTGATGTGGTCGAAGAGAAGATCTGTAAGAGGAGAAGAGGTCGAATTAAATCTTTGGACTGATCCACAAAGAGTTTGAGGAAAATCAACATGTCGTCTAGAAATAAAATCCTGATAGAGAACTGACAGTtacctcgtctctctctctctctctcgctctcactctcactctctctctctctctctctgtctctgtctctctgtctctgtctctgtctctctgtctctgtctctctctctctcgctctcacttgctctctctctctctctctctctctctctctctctctctctctctctctctctctctctctctctctctcactcgctctcgctctcactctcaccctttctctctctctcgctctcactcgctctcactcgctctctctctcattcgCTCTcactcggtctctctctctctcgctctctctcttgctctctctcgctctctctctcgctctctcactcgctctctcactctcactcactctctctctcgctctcactcgctctctctctctcactcgctctcttgctctcactctcactcgctctctctctctcactcgctctctctctctccctctcactcgctctctctcttgctctctctcgctctctcgctctctctctctctctcactcactctctctctcgctctcactcactctctcgctctcactctcactctctctcgctctcactcgctttctctctctctctcactcgctctcactctctcgctctctctctctctgtctctctctctcgctctcactcgctctcactcgctctcgctctctctctctctctcactctctctctcactctctcgctctctctctctccctccctcctcagacTGGTCCACTCTGGCAGCGCCCGGGAGTCGCCCGCCCAGGGGGCCGACCTGGTGTTCGCCACGCGGACGGGCACGGGCCGGGGCATCGAGTCGCACATCTTCCGGGTGGAGACCCACTGGGATCTGTCCTCGTGGACGCGAGCGCTCGTGCAGGGAGCGCACGCCGCCGCCGAGCTCATCAAAGAGGTCTCCATCGGTGAGTGGGCTCTGCTCGCCCGGGGGACACAGGGGACAGGTGCTGTCTGGACTCTGACAGGTCACAGCTCTACAACCAAGCAAACTATGAGTTATAGATCTTTAATGTGGTTAAAACTAAGTGTCAAACAGATATTTGGATCATTAAGAAACTGTGGCAGGAGGAATTGGACGATAGTGAGCCAGAACATCCTGGATACagaagctgccatcttgtgccaatGATCTTTATCTTGATCTTTATAGACACAAAGTCCATCTATTGGTCAGAACATCAACCAGAGGATTTGTCTTTTCTAGAGAAAACCATTGTTTACAAAGTAAATCCTGTAAATCTagtatttattttcacacagcttatttaatttttaagatAGATTGACAGACAGACTTTTAAGCGAACAGGTCAGAAAACTGTGACTGGGACAGGAAGCTCCCGACAGAAACTGTTTCACCAGCAGCTCGGTAGGAAAGTCAGAGCAGAATGTTTCCACTCAGAACAATCGTTGGCTGCCGGAGCGGCTCTGGAACTTTCCCTCCTCCCGTCCTGCAgccgcacagacacacagacacacaaacacacagacacacaaacacacagctgggCAGGAGCGTTCAGGTTACAGCACGAATGCTTTCAGATCAAATGTCCTCACAGATAAAGCTGCACCAGCCGGGTTTTCATAGAAGACATACACATGTCAGGTTCATTCAGATCCTctagtagtccaggcaaagtagcccattttggagccaaaaatagaagtaattgtaaaagaatttttttcagcatagatcatttctatgaggtgtccagaacaacatactaaaagtcctaagaaatcctagttgaggaaatatgtttaattctcatcaatgtgtttcAATAAGACAACAATACACCAAAgggctattttttcctttactcctatcaaaatgaaactttacacaatgaaagtagccatgaaacgtaacatttttgtattacaagtttctttgaaaattatttttaatattcaagtgaactatacactaatcgaatatgcccaaaatacacccaaataggcttaattttttcctttactcctaccacaataaaactttacatagtaaaagtaaacatgaaaagtaactttttttcttttacaagtttcttttgaaatgaatttgaatatgtacatgagctccacacgtattgaatatgtcctaatttgcataggcaaacaccattcatatgtatgacaaaagcatataagtgtggagctcatgtgcttggtaaattcatttcaaaagaaacttgtaatacaaaaagagTAACTTTTCATGAATACTtctactatgtaaagttttattgtggtaggaacTCACTGGAGGAACCACAGATCCCATCAGGCCTGGACACTCGTCCCCAGTAGGACCTGGAGGCTTCATGcatcatgccccccccccccccccccatacaaaCACCtgattctcccccccccccctctggttcCAGGCTGCACGTTGAACCGGCAGGACGTCCGGCTGACGCTTCACTACGAGAAGGGCTTCACGGTGACCCGGGAGGCGGCCGAGCCGTCGGGCGGCGCCGTGCTCTTCAGATACCCGTACGAGAAGCTGAAGCTGTCGGCTGACGATGGAATACGAAACCTCTACCTGGACTTCGGGGGTGCAGAGGGAGAAATGGTGAGTTACGCCTGTGAGAAAGGTTTTCTATTAACTGTCACATGACTTCTCACCTGTTCAGGCGCCAACCGGAAACGAGGTTCAGTGCGAAACTGAGTCTCTTCAGCTTTGATTCTTGATAATGTGGCTGTTTGATCCAGAGGTGACGtcattaattaaataaactgagaagcaaacagcagcaaaatcctcacagtgtaaataaatatgatcttAACTAACGatcaatcctttttttttttttttttactttattgaagagaaacacaaacattccttgacaacatcacaaattagatatgacagactgattagtgacaaataataaataagtaaataaataaatggacagttaagacattccatggtaccacaggattcccctcagttagaGAGGTATCCTGCAGTAGGAAGCCACCTCCTCACACaaacatcagaccttaattgtaattgagcagttaaagcctccattccatacacctcccttagcttctgtttccactgtaggtggctgtggattcaaccattgtattgtcaccattttcctagcagtcatcaagagtatatgtaacaagtgctcttggtctcttgtgtacATGCCTTCAGGAGTCAGATcaaaaagaaactgacttggggTGAATAGTATATTAATTCCTCAAAACTTTATCTATCTCGCTCTTTATCCCAAATCCCAAAACATGTGTGAGTGGTCGCCAACCATTCCACATCATCTCCAGCAGTTTATCGCCGCTGGATTATCTGCAAATGTAGAGACCACAGCGGGCGTCTTAAAGAACCTAGTCTTCATCTTCCAATCTAACTCCTTCCAAATGTTACTATTGATACCTTTATGACATCCAATGCACATTGTTTCCCACTCCCCAGCctcaattataatatttaactccagctcccatttgtttttaacatAAAAAGTGTTGTCTGATGTATCCAGTAACAGATTTCTGTATGTATGGGAAACATGCTTTTTACTGGGTAATTGATGTTTAGTTAtattaataaagtaaatgtCCATGTTCGTTGGAGCATTTTTGATCATATTCCAATCTGTATGGTTGGTAATGTAATTTCTTATCTGAAAATACCGGAACATATCACTTTGGGGTAAAAGGAGTTTGAtcaatcctttttttaaaatctttgtgGTGCTTGTCCCTTCTGACCTCGCTCTCTTCCTGCCTCGCCCtttcctcctgcccccccccccaggtgttTGACCTCCACTCTGGTCCAAAGCCCGTGGTGTTCGTCCTCCACTCCTTCCTGTCGGCCAAGCTCACTCGCATGGGCCTGCTGACGTGAGGCGACCGGCGCCGGCGGGGGGGCCCTGAGACGCCCCGGAGATGCTGATAAAGAAggatggggggagggggaggggtgtTAACGTCTTATATTTTCCAGTTTCTCCATTCACGGCTGCAGTCTGGCCAGAGGTGGCGCTGCAGCGAAGGTTCAACCCGGGAGTTGTTGATTGTCTCAAACTTGTgccttctcctccagcttgtcCTTGACCTCCTGCCAGAGCAGTAGGCGGCACTTTGCTGCGAAGTCAGTTACAATCCACAAAGCTGCAGTATTAACAGTCTCATAGGACTCAGAGTTTTAACCTGATAAATTCCATCAACATTATTTTGTATAAAGAAGAACaggagcagagctgctgtggCGTTGGAGACGACGTCACCAGTGACACTTCCAGCAGAGCTCCGAATATTAAGGAGGTTTTTTTCAGATGATGAATTCACAGACAAGCAGATTGGTGATGATCCCTGTTTTATACTCTATGCCTTTCATTCCTCGGCAGCCTTCTAATGTACTTTGGGCtctttttaatgtgtttctATGGCGACGAGTCAGAATGCAGTTAAAGGAgcagagattgtgtgtgtctgtgtgtgtctgtgtgtgtgtgtgtgtgtgtgtgttggcttgaTAGTGTGCCTGCTGTCTGACAGACTCACCTTGTAGCACATGATCTCAAACTACTGTTGTAATCAGGATCGCCGACTGTGCCTTTCCACACGTAGTCAGAGACGCtctgattttcttttcctttcatttcttaCAATAAGAGAATTTGAAGCTTTTCAACCTGCACGAGCTGTAGTTTGACTCCTAGAGTTTACACAACAtgactttgtttttatatcatccgCGTTAATCTCTTCCGATAGCACGACTTCCTGACGTTGAATCTGACGAGAGCGCGCGTGTCACCTccacatcattccactttcctGCAGCTTACTCGTCTCTTCTCTGGCCAACGACAGTTCAACAGGTTTTACTTCAAGGAGACAGAGGTACCTGGCTTTTAATATTCTAAACGTTATCAGCCATTATCTTCCAAATATATACAAAGATCGTGAGAAACGGGCCCGAaatggaaacaaaagaaaaccaaacTTTAGCAGGAAATACGTTCTGCTGCTTGTACACAGGGTACGCCAGAGAAAACAGATTTAGTGCTGTAGTCATAATTTTGTTTACATCTCTGAAAGGAAAGCAAAAAACACGTCAAACCTTCACAGAGGAAAACTCAAAGTTCCCTTTTATGAGATAAACCTGCTGCTTCAGTATTATTATCATGAGAAATAATTCACTCCATTCCATTTTCTGCATCGAGGGACCAATTTGATAAACGAAGCTCTGAGATTtgattctattttatttgttttataagtTTGCGAATAGAGCTAAAGGAAGCAAAGGAAAAGGATGAGGTGTAACAGAgagataaattattttaaatgtgaacgTTAATCATGAAAACGTTTTTGTGAGTGACAACAAAAGTAACATTTACCATCATTAAAACTACTATAAAGagctgattttaaaatgatcgGTTATTAGCCCACATGAACGTACAGTGAGATCCATGTTGTTAAAACACAGCTTCAGTCGAGTCTCTGATCGAACATTGAACCACTGCAACGGGAAAACTCTCCTGTCCTCAGATGAGAAACGTGTTACTCAGATGTTCCTATGATGGTTTAACAACTTATATATTTTTACtaaaatgttttgcttgttTTGAAAGCAAGAAATGTGTAACCATGTAGTTCATAGAGCTATATTCAGCTCTTCCAGCCGACAGTTAATCACTGGCTGCGTTAAACGAGAAGCAGATTCACTTCTTATAAAACACACGTGCAGAAGGTTCGAGGGTTTGAGTTTTATTTGGCCTGAAATGAAGTTTTCTTACTGCAACAGTGAAGTGTTGTATTCCATCATCCTACATCCTTCTTTACTTCACTTTTCATGTCATATTAATCCGGTTTCTCAGCCGCTGCATAGATCTGATGGTCTGAAGTGAGTCAGACTTCAGGAAGCTACAGGCCGTCCCCCTTGGAGCTTGATGCACTAATCAGCCGAAGCCCTTTTCTACCTGTGAATGtaaacctcctcctcccagtgACTCTCTTTTGTATTCTCCTGCCTCTGTATTCCTGACTTGGTGGCTATCCTGTCTATGCAAAGCTTCAAAGAAGGGTTTTCTGAACCAAAGGTTAAAAACAATCTGTGGCAGCTTGCGTCCGACACAATCATTAAACGGAAAAGTCACAATAGGATCAAATGCTGCTGCAACAACCTGTCATATGCAAAGTATTTTAGACTTCCTTCCAAGTTACAGTATAAAATGTATGATAGCAATGTAATAACCTCAAGTGTAAATATCCACCATTAAAACTGTATGAATTATAGTTGAGTCTGTTTATGTGGTTTCTTGTGATGATTGGAAAATAATAAgttattaatgtttatttagcCGATTTCTTTTATTGTGGGTTTGCAATTGTTCCAACAACAACATGGCCACTAgatgacagcagctgcagaacctACACACCTCAACACAGGAAGTGCTTCAGAgtcagaaacacttgaaataTGTTCAAACCAAGaattatgataaataaatactaaTGAAGgaccaataaaaacaacatccgAATTAATTAAGGATAAgtgataaaataatacaatttaaagtatgtaaaaatacttaaatgtgtatgtatatatatgtgtgtgtgtgtttaaaatatgttatttgCAGCAGTGGTTAATAACATGttatagtttttatttgcaATGAAAAATACTATATTTAATCTATAAAGATGTTGATTAAATTAGATTTATCAATAATAGCTTAataattatttgtgtttatatgcTTGTCTATATGAACATGTAAAtgtctatttttatatatatatatatatgtgtgtgtatatatataatgtgtacaacatatatatatatatatatatatgtgtacacTGTGATCTAAATGGTTATTCGATTAGATTTATCTCTTAtactttactttagtttttatGACACTGTATTTACATCGGGTCTCTTATTTTGGAAATACACACCGGATGCTAGCTTGGCAGCAGTTAGCTTCCGCAGAGCTGTCACTTTTTAGCTAACTAGCATCGTTAGCCGGTGTGTTGTCATGACAACAACACGGAGCTGTTAGGAGAGCGTCTCTTCATCCACATCCGGGGAACTCACATCTGGGGGACACACATCTGGAGGACACACATCTGGAGGACGCAGAACTGGGAGATGAAATGACAACGTCCACACTGCAGGTCCGTGCTAGCTGGCTAGGTGTTAGCATGCTACACCTGTAGCATTGTTAGCAAAGCAGTTTAGCTCAATGAAACCAGCATTAGCATCACACGGACGTGCTAACGACACAATGACGTCATACTGTAGGAAGTGAGTTAGCtcacatgctgctgcaggatgtTTATAACGGTTTCagcctgttagcatgttagctgtGGCTtcagctaacatgctaacacaaCCAATAGTTATGGAACGTTTTATTTGACGAGTCATCAGTTTAACGAACGTGTCTGTGGAAGCAGCGACTCCAACAGGACCACGTGACCGGTGCTTTGTTTTGGTTGACGCTAACACGTGACCTCccccttcctgtctgtcttcctgtctccaCCCACCCTCCACCTTGGCTCCGCCCACCCTCCACCTtgtctccgccccccccccccctgtggttCCCTGCTGCAGAAAGCGATCGATCATGTGACCAAAGCCACAGAAGAAGACAAGGCCAAGAACTATGACGAGGCGCTGCACCTGTACCAGCACGCCGTGGAGTACTTCCTGCACGCCATCAAGTGTGAGCACCCCCCCCCTTTCAAACAGGAGAATCATAATCTCCACATGTCACAGAGGACACACCCCTCTAGTCTGTCTGTGCAGTGTGTCTCTATCGGAcaagtctctctctccagaAACATTCCAGATGTGAATTCCAGAGAATGTCCACACGATCGGGTCCAGACTTTTCTTTGGAGTTTGCCTTTTACACATTAGTAACACAGCAGGAGAATCTCTGGTCACACACGtccacaacaacaactacacacccacacactacACAAATCTCACCCACACCAGTGTCCACAATGATCACCAGAAACGCTGgagtcttgttttttcttttgaagtCGACATCTTCATCAGCGTCCTCTATGCGTATGGCTCCTCCTTTGCATCCAAAgatttttgtattctttctttctttatctcaGTTTTTGCATCTGTCGTTAGTTAGAATCTTCTCCCTCTGGAGGATGTCCTGCTGAGACATTTGGGTTCTCacgtccagctcctccagatgTCAGGAGATGATCAGGAGTTCAGTGCTGGAAGCAGAAGAGAGATGTTGTCTTCCTTCATCTCTCGTCTCGCTCCCGTCCGAACTCAACCTTGGATCCTCTGCAGTAGAGAAATGAGGATTCagtattaaacacacacacacacttatgttGGATTCAGATCATCTTCCTCACCTGATGTGTGTGCTGTCATCCTGTGTCAGAGCGGCCCAGCAATAACACAATTCATACTGAattcaaaatgataaaacaacacTCTACAATATACCTAAACCATAACAATGTCTATAACACTAACTTTGGTTGGTTTAAGGAGTTGATGACTTGTCTTGGACTGGAGAGATTGAAATAcattgttaaaggtaaacaggaggagtttgcttgtatttgggaatcatttatgtcatttttgaccaatgaaacagataaacacagactgaacaacaggttgtgaaatgatcctgccttttttttcttatttttatttttatttatttatttatattattttttactcCATGAGTTTGAcgtctgttgtcattgtccattttatttatttattttttctatgtctgtgtgaatgagtggctgcTCCAGGGGAtcgaaatgaaaatgtttgtaaattctgcataaagtttgatatgcacttgaaacttcaataaaaaatattgttaaaaaaaaacaaaaacattggtTGGTTTTATTCAAGTGTGGAGTTTGATCCTCAGATGAGGCCCACAGCGACCAGGCGAAGGAAAGCATCCGAGCCGAGTGCCTTCAGGACCTGGACCgggcggagaagctcaaggacgaCCTGAAGAACAAAGACAAGCAGGGAAAGAAGCCTGTGAAGGAGACGCAGAGCAAGTAGGTCGTCTTCAGACTCGTTGTGTAACGCTGTCTTCAGGTTCtgattcctgtgtgtttgtatcgtAGGAGCGACAGTGACAGCGAGGGAGAAAACcctgagaagaagaagctgcaggagcaACTCATGGGTGAGTGGACCTCATTCCTCGTGGCTGTGAAAGTCataatgttgttttctgtgggatcagtttgtgtttgttaataCTTGcttttagaactttattaaagagaaacacaaacattccttggcaacatcacaaattatatatgacagactgattagtgaaaaataataaataagtaaataaataaatagacagttaagacattccatggtaccacaggattcccctcagttaggtatcctgcaataggaagccacctcctcacaaaaacatcagaccttaaagggactcttacctttgttgcatttttacactttttgtggataaggttaaattggtattaataaggtaatgacactctaaaatgcaagacagacccaccaggagtaaaaacaaacaattatttcactctcataatatttagtgaaaacttcaaccaataaaattcttcggaccgaaggaccttattggccgacagacctgtctgtttgctgcatggacatgcaggttttccgtctgcttcttgtggcgcattcgggcccgcgtcatcaaggcatgtgaatgtaaatgtatataacttaccgaatccattgctttggtaaacaaaaactcacgtgcgtgcatGGAGGCATTGGGTTGTaggtctgcttgtaaataaagtttcttcaaaaaaacaccgcggatgggaacgagggggtggggcattggaggaaggcgggatgatttgaatgtgctgtaattctcaaatgcaacaaaggtaagagtcccttaaattgtaattgagcagttaaagcctccatacacctccctcagcttctgtttccactgtaggtggctgtggattcaaccattttattgtcaccattttcctagcagtcatcaagaatatatgtaacaagtgctcttggtctcttgtgtacatgccttcaggagtcagatcgaaaagaaactgacttggggTGAATAGTATATTAATTAGGAATGAACTTTTGAATGTGTTGTGTCCTCGTGTTTGGATCCTGGAAGACGTCTCCAAGCTGTTTGGATCCAGCTGCTCTGCCCGGCCCCGACTTTAACTTAGAACTATTTCAGTCCGAGTTCCAAACCCCTCTGATCTGCGCTCGTGTTCTGACGTATCTGGTCATCTCAAACTTGGATGTAGAGTCACTGCCCTGGAAAAACCTATTTTCATCAGTAGTCCCTGTGTTAGGGTTCAGAGAGGTTCTGAGTTCCTGTCAGGTGTTTGGTGTTTGAAGGTTGTTGAGAGCTTCATCATGTGCAGGTGCCATCGTGATGGAGAAGCCCAACGTCCGGTGGAGCGATGTGGCCGGACTGGGAGGAGCCAAGGAAGCTCTGAAGGAAGCCGTCATCCTGCCCATCAAGTTCCCGCATCTCTTCACAGGTCGGATCATCTCAACTCCTGTGCTCACTTGGAAAGATCAGCTggggtttttcctttttaatgattaataacattataactgTTCCACGGCACATTTGAAAGTTGTCTCTACTTCCAACCACGACTGTGCTGTTTCCATAAAGTTATTTCACACTGAAAAAATCAGCCGTTATATAAATGTGACAGAGAGTTCAGAAATGACAGTCTCTGATTTTAGATTTCAGAATTACCTACTTTCCTTTGTTgcttaaattatttttatttttgatcgcaatttttcacttttcttccattttctaGATTATTGGATCGCTCCTAATAAAACTTTCCTAATTACTTAAGAAGTTTAAACAGTTTCTCTcttgtgggtgtgtctgtccCCAGGCAAGCGGACTCCATGGAGGGGCATCCTGCTGTTCGGACCCCCGGGGACCGGGAAGTCCTTCCTGGCCAAGGCCGTGGCCCCAGAGGCCAACAACTCCACCTTCTTCTTCAGACCTCATGTCCAAATGGctgggagagagtgagaagtAGGTGGTCTCCTCATGTGCTCTGTGTGGGTTCCTTTGATTGATGAagcctagggttgcaaaattctgggaatattcaaagttggaaactttccatgggaattaacgggaataaactggaaatgttgtgggtaatttatgctaactgtatttaccttgtcatatacagacataaatataaacattttgttgtgtcataggctgatttgagccctgaggaaactttgggcacttgactatatgcttctgcatcgttgtgtcattcttaacataggtctttgcacagtatttgcaaatgtacacagcctttccttctacattggatgaggtgaaatgtctccacacatgagagagtgcacgtggcattgttctgtagaataagatgagaaaaaagtttgtaaaaacacattaatgcaatgccagagatataaatagttagacaaacaattggaatcatctgtaaacatattttacaattgatggataaacgtatggaaataggctagatgaacagatgaacaatcctcaatcagcatgctaatatatttccccagtaatatcatggaaacttacctgactagtccttcactctacagcaggcctcaatagccctgctgtagagtgaagcatgctgggagttatctgtgcatgtgatggaagaatgcacagtggagggttgaaactcaacgttccatacatctttaaaatagagttttgaatgatgtttttattgctcagcgtttca
This window encodes:
- the vps4a gene encoding LOW QUALITY PROTEIN: vacuolar protein sorting-associated protein 4A (The sequence of the model RefSeq protein was modified relative to this genomic sequence to represent the inferred CDS: inserted 2 bases in 1 codon), with amino-acid sequence MTTSTLQKAIDHVTKATEEDKAKNYDEALHLYQHAVEYFLHAIKYEAHSDQAKESIRAECLQDLDRAEKLKDDLKNKDKQGKKPVKETQSNDSDSEGENPEKKKLQEQLMGAIVMEKPNVRWSDVAGLGGAKEALKEAVILPIKFPHLFTGKRTPWRGILLFGPPGTGKSFLAKAVAPEANNSTFFXSDLMSKWLGESEKLVKNLFDLARQHKPSIIFIDEVDSLCGSRNESEAARRIKTEFLVQMQGEVGNNNDGILVLGATNIPWVLDAAIRRRFEKRIYIPHALQKGDVIRNQRETEEVGGPSRSNNQIMVDDLLTPCSPGDPAAIEMTWMEVQSDKLLEPIVCMSDMLRSLSTTRPTVNTEDLFKVQKFTDDFGLEG